A region of Nocardioides alkalitolerans DNA encodes the following proteins:
- a CDS encoding ATP-dependent DNA ligase — translation MAKTPAAHVVVGEREVRVSSPDRVVYAATDRTPEVTKLQVCEYFAAVGDVFMHANGQRPVALERWPDGWREGMTLTVGPAGQQQGDGFYSKRLPKGAPDWVETCRVTTPNGRPIDELCLTEPAAAVWAAHMGTLTFHPWAVRASDVEHPDELRVDLDPQEGATFADARRVAAATRELLEERGLRPFVKTSGNRGVHVYVRIEPRYGFEEVRHAAIGLGRELERRDVGATTSWWKEERPAGSVFLDFNQNLRDRTVAGAWSLRPRPGAPVSTPVTWDQLAELEDSRDLHLFSVPERLADGDPWAGIDDEAFPLEPLLELWETLPGGELSFPPDHPKMPGEPPRVQPSKKVAEHWDEAGNRRPG, via the coding sequence ATGGCCAAGACGCCCGCCGCGCACGTCGTCGTAGGAGAGCGGGAGGTCCGCGTCTCGAGCCCCGACCGGGTGGTCTACGCGGCCACGGACCGCACGCCGGAGGTCACGAAGCTGCAGGTGTGCGAGTACTTCGCCGCCGTCGGCGACGTCTTCATGCACGCCAACGGGCAGCGGCCCGTCGCGCTCGAGCGGTGGCCGGACGGGTGGCGGGAGGGCATGACCCTGACGGTCGGGCCCGCCGGCCAGCAGCAGGGCGACGGCTTCTACTCGAAGCGACTGCCGAAGGGCGCCCCCGACTGGGTCGAGACCTGCCGCGTCACCACGCCGAACGGACGTCCGATCGACGAGCTGTGCCTCACCGAGCCGGCCGCCGCCGTCTGGGCGGCGCACATGGGGACCCTGACGTTCCACCCCTGGGCCGTGCGTGCGTCCGACGTCGAGCACCCCGACGAGCTCCGCGTGGACCTGGACCCCCAGGAGGGGGCGACGTTCGCCGACGCGCGGCGCGTGGCGGCGGCGACGCGGGAGCTGCTCGAGGAGCGCGGCCTGCGGCCCTTCGTCAAGACCAGCGGCAACCGCGGCGTCCACGTGTACGTGCGGATCGAGCCCCGCTACGGGTTCGAGGAGGTCCGGCACGCGGCCATCGGGCTCGGCCGCGAGCTCGAGCGCCGCGACGTCGGTGCCACGACGAGCTGGTGGAAGGAGGAGCGCCCGGCGGGATCGGTCTTCCTGGACTTCAACCAGAACCTCCGCGACCGGACAGTCGCGGGCGCCTGGTCGCTGCGACCGCGGCCGGGGGCTCCCGTGAGCACCCCGGTGACCTGGGATCAGCTCGCCGAGCTCGAGGACTCCCGCGACCTCCACCTCTTCTCGGTCCCCGAGCGGCTCGCCGACGGCGACCCCTGGGCCGGGATCGACGATGAGGCGTTCCCCCTCGAGCCGCTGCTCGAGCTGTGGGAGACGCTGCCCGGCGGCGAGCTGAGCTTCCCGCCGGACCACCCGAAGATGCCCGGCGAGCCGCCGCGGGTGCAGCCCAGCAAGAAGGTGGCCGAGCACTGGGACGAGGCGGGCAACCGCCGCCCCGGCTGA
- a CDS encoding adenylate/guanylate cyclase domain-containing protein, giving the protein MPTWSIVLLVVLQVASLAAAVTFGVLLTVSRRRVRRLDAEVAALRDAAALPPSSRLRLPRPREAVRAVWETVELVRDRGVGGALRSSIEELAGWAQVERPDLVRLATHDGRVTILFSDIEGSTTLNDRLGDRAWVRLLARHDALVRRAVEAHAGQVVKTQGDGFMVAFGPATDAVGAALEVQHALAGWRSEPRVRVRIGIHRGSVLHRDNDLFGRNVAYAARVASLADGGEVLVSEAVADALDADERATLLDPEGSREVELRGITGTQVVHRLVPPTAAG; this is encoded by the coding sequence GTGCCGACCTGGTCGATCGTGCTGCTCGTCGTGCTGCAGGTGGCGTCGCTGGCCGCGGCCGTGACGTTCGGCGTGCTGCTGACCGTCAGCCGCCGGCGGGTCCGGCGCCTCGACGCCGAGGTCGCCGCTCTCCGAGACGCCGCCGCCCTGCCGCCCTCGTCGCGCCTGCGGCTGCCCCGTCCCCGCGAGGCCGTGCGCGCGGTGTGGGAGACGGTCGAGCTCGTGCGCGACCGGGGCGTCGGTGGTGCGCTCCGCTCCTCCATCGAGGAGCTCGCGGGCTGGGCGCAGGTGGAACGGCCCGACCTGGTGCGGCTCGCGACGCACGACGGGCGGGTCACCATCCTCTTCTCCGACATCGAGGGGTCGACGACGCTCAACGACCGCCTCGGCGACCGCGCCTGGGTGCGGCTGCTGGCGCGTCACGACGCGCTGGTGCGCCGTGCCGTCGAGGCCCACGCGGGCCAGGTGGTGAAGACGCAGGGCGACGGCTTCATGGTGGCGTTCGGCCCCGCCACCGACGCCGTGGGCGCCGCCCTGGAGGTGCAGCACGCGCTGGCCGGCTGGCGCTCCGAGCCGCGCGTGCGCGTGCGCATCGGGATCCACCGCGGCTCCGTGCTGCACCGCGACAACGACCTCTTCGGCCGGAACGTCGCGTACGCCGCGCGCGTGGCCTCCCTCGCCGACGGGGGCGAGGTGCTCGTCAGCGAGGCCGTCGCCGACGCGCTCGACGCCGACGAGCGCGCCACGCTGCTCGACCCCGAGGGCAGCCGGGAGGTGGAGCTGCGCGGCATCACCGGCACCCAGGTCGTGCACCGCCTCGTCCCGCCCACCGCGGCCGGGTGA
- the msrB gene encoding peptide-methionine (R)-S-oxide reductase MsrB, with protein MGHKVERSDAEWKAQLSPAEYAVLRQAGTERAFTGEYTDTETVGVYHCKACDATLFESETKFHSGCGWPSFYQPVTDTIEYIEDNSHGMKRVEVRCASCGSHLGHVFPDGYGTPTGDRYCINSIALTLEPRPES; from the coding sequence ATGGGTCACAAGGTCGAGAGGTCCGACGCGGAGTGGAAGGCGCAGCTCTCCCCGGCGGAGTACGCGGTGCTGCGCCAGGCAGGCACGGAGCGTGCCTTCACGGGTGAGTACACGGACACCGAGACGGTCGGCGTCTACCACTGCAAGGCCTGCGACGCGACGCTGTTCGAGTCGGAGACGAAGTTCCACTCGGGCTGCGGCTGGCCGTCGTTCTACCAGCCGGTGACGGACACGATCGAGTACATCGAGGACAACTCCCACGGCATGAAGCGGGTCGAGGTGCGCTGCGCGAGCTGCGGCTCCCACCTCGGGCACGTCTTCCCGGACGGGTACGGCACGCCCACCGGCGACCGCTACTGCATCAACTCGATCGCCCTCACGCTCGAGCCCCGTCCGGAGTCCTGA
- a CDS encoding rhodanese-like domain-containing protein — protein MSAAAIEVWHATARPSRTLRLVEPVGSRFEEVWFDGVDDMLADARARLQRLSPRAAYQAVLWGRALLVDVRPAAQRREQGEIDPRLGALVLERVDLEWRLDPRSPSRIEAASYELPVVVVDAEGTTSSLAADSLQRLGLTAATDVVGGFAAWRRQGMPVRTPDGARA, from the coding sequence GTGAGCGCGGCGGCGATCGAGGTCTGGCACGCGACGGCCCGCCCCTCGCGCACCCTCCGGCTCGTCGAGCCCGTCGGCAGCCGCTTCGAGGAGGTGTGGTTCGACGGCGTCGACGACATGCTCGCGGACGCCCGGGCGCGCCTCCAGCGCCTGAGCCCCCGGGCGGCCTACCAGGCGGTGCTCTGGGGGCGGGCCCTGCTCGTCGACGTGCGGCCCGCCGCCCAGCGACGGGAGCAGGGCGAGATCGACCCCCGCCTGGGGGCCCTGGTCCTCGAGCGCGTCGACCTCGAGTGGCGCCTCGACCCGCGGAGCCCGAGCCGGATCGAGGCCGCGTCGTACGAGCTCCCCGTCGTCGTCGTGGACGCCGAGGGCACCACGTCGTCGCTGGCGGCGGACTCGCTGCAGCGGCTCGGGCTGACGGCGGCCACCGACGTGGTCGGGGGCTTCGCCGCCTGGCGCCGTCAGGGGATGCCGGTCAGGACTCCGGACGGGGCTCGAGCGTGA
- a CDS encoding cysteine dioxygenase family protein: protein MTTHSPASSTAAPVTADVPPGLALLPLLQTLREIAADPDLHQLVDLEHPERQSLELRSTPDLQVWLLTWPPGFSTGWHDHGESRGAYATLRGRLTERTWALGDPTAWYVGRGESRAYTTGHVHEVRNETTTTALSVHAYAPRLTTMTRYVASRGRLEVVGVEQAGVQL, encoded by the coding sequence ATGACCACGCACAGCCCTGCATCCTCGACCGCCGCGCCCGTCACCGCCGACGTACCGCCCGGCCTCGCGCTCCTGCCCCTCCTGCAGACGCTCCGCGAGATCGCCGCGGACCCCGACCTGCACCAGCTCGTCGACCTCGAGCATCCCGAGCGCCAGTCGCTCGAGCTCCGCTCGACGCCCGACCTCCAGGTCTGGCTGCTCACCTGGCCACCCGGCTTCAGCACCGGCTGGCACGACCACGGCGAGTCGCGCGGCGCCTACGCCACGCTGCGCGGCCGGCTCACCGAGCGCACCTGGGCGTTGGGGGACCCGACGGCCTGGTACGTCGGCCGCGGCGAGTCCCGCGCCTACACGACGGGCCACGTGCACGAGGTCCGCAACGAGACGACGACGACGGCGCTCTCGGTGCACGCCTACGCGCCGCGGCTCACCACGATGACCCGGTACGTCGCGTCCCGCGGCCGCCTCGAGGTCGTCGGCGTCGAGCAGGCGGGGGTGCAGCTGTGA